taaaaacagaacatcgtcgaatattatttttcggtaacgttatattgtttttatgtttacGGTGTATACATTatcatttttactatttatttattcgattaaacaattaatatttcccagacaattgattaattagtttatatgaaattttatttatattttggttaaaatttaaacaaacttttataCTTTACTTACCTATTTCCAAAATCCAATTGTATCGTAACGCCAATTCacataaagataaacaaaacactatcgATATGTAATTGAtacaagatataatataatcacaACGTGGTCTGAATCAGTATTGATTGCATCTACACTTCATTAATTACAAGTTACAACACAAACAAATATTGTGACATAttgcaatttaatataaaacctttttgggtttattgagaaaaaaaataaagattggaAATATTCACGCGTCAGACCACCCTCGACGTTTGACAGCTGACTGTTGAAAAAAAATGCAGAGGTTCCCGCGCATGCGCTCTGATACGTCGCGGTAGGTCTATCGCTGCTCGTAGGAATAGGGGCTGAAAATAAGATAGATATATTCAAGTTCTTCTAATGCGGGTAAGATTAATGGCCGATTACGCTAAGTAGTAGTAAGAAATTTAATGTGCTtagattaaaacttaaaaaatattgatttgatataatttataaaaaatatgtattttatatgggaaaatatttcttataagcagttcattctaaaatatatttttctgaatATGTAATTCTTGTAATttcagtaaatataattttatttacgaagtTACAGCCACGTCCCACAACTGGGCAAATGCTTCCTTCCTTTGCATCAAAGGCATCTTTCCTTTGAGAAGATTTCAAACTTTTTGGAGCTAACTTCACTACGCTGCTCCTAAGCGAGTTGatgatacattattatttttgctaatttcgataacattttaaagtcattctatgaatattaatgttcGTTACCTTAATGTTCGTTTCAACTATTAGAACAGTTTTTACAACTGAATGGAAAACCTTATGTACTACTATTGCTTAacaaatttttttgttatttgtagtttattttacataactttttttgtttagaaaatACGTATAACAAGTACATTTTAATCcgttctatttatataatatatgtgttcatctatttgtcatatttattttgtagcaaatttattaattaaatcgtcAATATCGAACAAATCTTAGACATCATTTTCTTTCCTAACTCATTATCCTATCTCTACTAGTAGTTAGTACACTCCTATCATAAGCCTGTCGTCCTACACACAGTCTATCCACGTGTTTGTTTGTCACGTATCACGTTTAACcccaaaatttattattcaaacgaAATAATGACTGCAAGACTGGGGCGGTACGGTGTAAGTTCGCCGCTTAACAACACAACAacgagttattttaatttttaatcatagactatatattatagttaagcCAGTCGTCTGCCAGCCATcagtcacaaaaaaatataatacccaTGTATGTATTAACTTCATTACTTTACACATTAcagtaaaacctcttttctgTTCAAAACTACTTTGACCAAAATCACTTATAAATACTTGTAATTGTGACGAAGACTTTTGTAGAGATATTAATTACTATGAACCATGTCGCCGGCCGTGATTCGGttacttaatattatgtaaaaacatacaataatatatgaaacCTAAGCTCATCAAGTAATATGCTTATCTTTACATAACATCGAACTTATCACCTCCGATATATCTATCTTATATCAAATCTAAAACAACTTCAAAcggtaataaaaacaaaagcacTACATACAACTTCCGGCGCCACACACGACTACACTTTAATTTTCGCCACacaaatttattccttacatTTATAGTTATAAAGATTAAGTTAGGTTGATATGATAACCTCGTGACACTACCGTCACGACGGTAACATGTCAGCCGTTCAAGCATAGACAATAGTAGGTACTTTCGTATTGTCTCTGGTCCTTTGTTTCGTGTCTATTTATAAAGCTGTTAAACCAATCATATGACAATAATAACTGTAAATAAGAAAAGCAATACAAAAAGAACAACTCAATTTTtagtttcttaatttaaatacaattttttataagccaaataaatatattgttatagtaaaaacacttttaaatcaCTTTACGTTTTTACTTTTGCTGCGACAAAGGTTTTCActcaaagattttttaaatttaaaaacgttgCTTCTTAACGAGTTAGTTATACATTTAGCAGAATTTCATAAACACGTGCAcgtaatatgtatttgtaaaaaatatgtattaaaaaaaaacaatcttggTCCACATTGATGTAAAgaacattatttacattaatttttctttgcACGATCATGTACTAATTTCCGCTTTTTATGAACATCTTTTCcggtttttaaatttcatagcAATCGTTTGTGAAGTAAAGACGCGAATgagtaacaaacaaataaataaaaaacacgcGTTCATAATATTaggaacaatattttaaatttcgattacCTTCGGTTTTATCATACAATATGATATATGGTAACATACAACGTAAAATGTCGAGAAGCctagtttttatttctgtatatgtatttcaaaaagtgattaaatatattaaaatttaatcattttaataaatgatttattaacacGTGCACGGTTCGTAACATGCACATGATAAATAATTCACACAAATGAAGCCGCCTGCCgttaaaaaaacataagcttTATCgaacaaataatacattttgtttcaAAGAATGAAACACGTGGGTTTTGTAAgtactaattttaataagaatcttttaattcaaacgcTAACAATAGTGACAAGACTGCGAGCCCACAACTCATTAGTGATAATTGATGCACCACTGAGTAGAACTTTTCAAATAAGacttaatattatgataaagtttatattttaaagaatagttGGATGGATCAAGAAATCAAAATACACATGCCTACATAGACACTACTAAGAGATTCCTCTCGGTAAACtgagatattaataattaaaatgtaagtattttaaCTATATTTGCTTGCGATTATATTATCCTTCTGTCCTAGTCCTGTGCTGTCAAGAAGGGTGTCTTGTGTCAGTGTGATATTATTACATAGGTAtattagccgagatggcccagtggttagaacacgtgcatcttaaccgatgatttcgggttcaaacccaggtaagcaccaatgtatatatgtgcttaatttgtgtttataattcatctcatgcttgacggtgaagaaaacatcgtgaggaaacctgtgtctaatttcatcgaaattctgccacatgcattccacaggaacagcgtggtggaatatgttccaagccttctccttaatggaagagaaggccttagcccagcagtgggaaatttccattatattactttacctttatatttatacttatcatGAACTATCCTAATTCTGATGATAAGAaatgaacaattattttttgtttaaatacagGATTCTATTAGAATTTTCAGTTATCTTAAAGCAATATCAAGATTTTTAACATCGTTTACAAAAAagacaattttaacaaaaatattttcgaaattaaGTAAACTTTTGGTAATAACTACTCAAATATAGGTTACGCGTCAGAACAAAAAATGTACATTACATAGTTCACCGTGAACGCGTCGAAGCAATACAGCccgatttaattaaaagtaacgaTCGTTAATGAACAATTGTACgtaattaatctttaaatagCCGCCCGCCTTATCGCCTTCATCTCGCGATTACATCTCCGATAGTAACATCACAACAGTTTACACACACTTCCATAGTTTTTaggacaaatatttatattaaatataaaaaggcatATATTGACTTATAAGTCACttgttttttttctcttttttatgtgataggtggcaaacgagcaggatgcacctgatggaaagtgactaccaccgcccatggacatttgcagcACCAGGGGACTAACAGGTGCTatgcctttgaggaaggagtacgctcttttcttgaaggtgtccatgtcgtatcggttcgaaaaaaccgccggcgaaagctggttccaaaAAGTGGTTGTACGAGGCAGAAATTTTCTTAGAAATCGAGCTGttatggattttcggacatcaaggtggtacgggtgaaacttcgaatttcggccaaaccgctgaaccgaattttatggaATTCTagtaaggacataggctttaTTATACCCAACAACTGTCGacctttttttctcgctgaaTAAAAAAACGCGTATCGTGTATATTAGGCTCGTCAGCGATGAAGGCGCCGGAATACTTTCTAAAAACCAGCGAAACCCTCCTTCTTCTCTGGGGggcatcacgggatcgcttgcgTCTGCTACCGTAAAACTCTGAAAGAATTGCCGACCTAACAAAGAGGCAAGtgaaggaaattaaaaaaatatattattgaaatgtcTAAGTATCGAAAGTGACTAAGCATTCTTTCGAAGCGATTTAGTGCCATATTTTAcgataaacacatatataaaaagttGAATAGTCCAattcttcatattttattacatatatatacttagtttagaatactaacaactatttttaattatcctattattaactcttaatgtttgtgttgttctaggttaaggattaacaaggaaattaatactactattcttggcTTTAAAATTCAACTGAGTTTAGTGTCTgaaccgtaccgatcaatctcattcgtgtcttctccatcctacgtgacattggcgaaataatctgtgccccgCCGGCACatctaaaagccattaaactaagaattgaattatataaaaagttgacAAGTACTGCATATTGTCGTTATGTAGCGTGCCTTCAtagataaatacataataatttataaaagggAATGACATTCTTAATTCCAGATTAATCCTGCATATTCAAAATTTCTAGCCACCTTAAAaccatcaattaatattatttgagttCGGTAAGTTGCCGATGGCCGTTTGTTGTAAGTGTAAGATACACTTTTTGCTCGTTAAGTTTGATTGGATCATTGTTTAATTACGGCGATCGGACAATTAATGAAGGTGACAGTCAAAGTGACACGTGTACTCCGAccttaaagtatttattatctttgtagGTCCTCATACATAAatccaaatatattattaattatctgtgaacatagatatttttataatatagattggcggttgagcatatggaccacctgatggtaagtggtcatctacacccatagacaacggcgctgtaagacatattaatcatttcttacatcgcctatacgccaccaaccttggaaactaagatgttatgtcccttgtgcctgtagttacactacaCTGGTTCGCTCACCCTTGgttcacccttaaaaccggaacacaacaatattgttgtttggtggtagaatatctaaatatcacaaagccctaccactaagatATAGAGAAGATAAATAACATTAGTAATTTGCTTAAAAGGCTTTTACTCTATTACTAAAATTCCGCCGCCCGTCCGTTTGTACAACCCCAAGCAACAGACGTAATTTTTTGCCATTCTTATAGATAAtggtacggaacccttcgtAGGCGAATCGGAGTCGCACTTTgccaattttatatataaatatacaccttatgattaatatatttataacattttataatgataataaattgtaagtaaaattaggaaaatgaaaaacattattcaattcaaatgtttattaacaacttataaactaatatatactatatatttgtaACGTTTCCTTCATTAACAGTTAAACATTAAATgctatttgttattgtttttatatgacATTCAGTTATCGAGATAAGATTCACACTCATATATAAAGCGTGGAGTGTTGTTTAAATGAGCTGACCTCAACTTATATcagttcaatttaaaaaagcttCATGCGTTAGGCTATAAAACTAGTtctaacggatttgaatcgcgtatattaattatttttgacatcccgacgtttcgagcactttacagcgttcgtgtcacgggtagactgactaCCCgtaaacgtcgggatgccataaataattaatatacgcgattcaaatccgttataactagttttatttcaatgtgtaattgcgaaaatttaagacaacattatgcgTTAGGCTAATTACTGAGAAATGATTTGACATTTAACTAAAAATGGCGGCGGTACAGTCAAGTTTAAAGGGTGATACTGGCTAGTTAGACGAAGGACGTAAAATACGCGGCCAAAACAAAATCCTTAGTTTTTGGTTTCTCTCATAAATGGCACCAACTACAGTCTATTATATCCAATCTTAAGTATAACAATATTTccaaaagaattaatttaaaactttggtTTGTAAcgctttttataattcattaaaaataacagtcaaatttctatttaaataactaatgatatataataagCTGCTCAAGCTTTTAGTAGCttgaatcatattaaaaatgaccCAACTATTTCACTTCAACCTACAGGTCTAAAGCATTATAAGTAATGATAATATTGGCCAGTGAGTCTTATTCACTACATGCCCATATATAAACGAACTTTTTAATCGAAATCAATAACATATCACCTAACTAATTTATCTGGAATAGTTTTCCTCCTTCCTGACAGAGGGcgctataaagtattttttcctAGATAGTAATAGCTTACATATTGTAATCGAAGTAAAACGTATCGTATTTTAAacgacaatttaaaatattatttgtattgattacATTTATCACTCAAAAATGACAGATAATTTCGAAAAATTACTCTGGATGTCGAACCAATTAGAGTGACAAgtgaatattcaaaaaaaaacttacagaaTTGGAAAGCAGCTCAACCATAAACACCAAAATTTGTGGTGAAAAACAATTGGCAAGTTACCACAAAAAgctatatactataataatataccttaaCAAGAgcagttccatttttaaaaacgagattatttaaaatcaaataaacaatcGATAATCGATTCCTTTCTAACAGCCGAAAGATCTCGGTTCATAGTAAAACCAAATTAATAGTTTGGTCAGAATGGCTGAATATACAAgaatcagtggcggatttacaaatctgccgctagtaggctagtaggctattcaatttttgccgcccctactttttttgcaacatttatgatttgtgttctatcgtcctcattacatcagttTTATCCCGTTATTAGAATGATGATAAATATAGGTGATATTTCAGTCGGTTACTAGATTAGTTTTCCagcccgctatgtagtgacatactcgtatacggattacggacgtaatgtgcatacatataattataagcttttttcaaatttctgtaagataataacatatttagGCTAAATTTGCCGCTCCTCTAAacctgccgccctaggctccttagcctattggtaaatccgccactgacaAGAATTAAGATACTCTAATAATTTAGATCCATATTAAAACGTTATGGGTGTTCAAGACTACCGCTGATGCGAGTCGAACAAGTAGCGCTCGCAGCAGTGCAGCAGCTCGAAGCAGACCTCAGCCAGGATGAGGGCGATGACCATCCACTCGAGGCGCACGTGGTGACGGTCCGCCGCCCACGACGACAGCAGCTCTAACAACTCCACGCAGTGCGACAGACGCTCGTTCAACACCTGGCGGACATGAATCATTTACATGACACATACACGGATCatgtaatttctttattatacaaCTGTGCCCACGATTTcatacgtgtttgaatttatcaaaacgttattgttgtagcctaagttaccccttattacatcagcttactgacagtgaaagtcccgttacaatcggtccagccgttccagagataagccggaacaaacagatagacatacagacaaaaaattttaatttttctttgtatttgTACTGTACATACAGaccacatacacacacacagacatttAGTAATAggcgtttattttattattacaagcaGATGctcaaatttttatatatttatagattatattgtatgaaaaataaGTACAGTGTGTCTACACAATATTTAGTTCGTATTTGAATACAAGAATACAGTGCTATGCAATTATGGACTTTAAACATTGAAAAGATAGTTTAATATCCGATGCAGCGGGATTCGTAATCGTATATGGAGAAACCTGACTCACAAATTTAAAGGGAAAATTATATTGGTTTTTGTATTAtgcatatataacaatattcccgACTACTTAAAGGATTTACCAtttactatgtttaaaaaaaaggtatttgatttgcttttgaataaattgtactataacgttaaagaatatttatgtgacaaaaattgatgaaaatattgaaactatttgtattattatgtaatccttattttttgtaatctatattatttattccttaattttattttattatttttatgtgacaaaaattgatgaaaatattgaaactatttgtattattatgtaatccttattttttgtaatctatattatttattccttaactttattttaatgtgattgaaTTTATGGTAGTCTtgcttttgttaatgttatataaattattatttattgcatgtttaatattttgcacacCGATAAATCGGTAGAATATGAGAATTTATACTAATGAACACctgtaataaatgaattattaatacgaCTTACCCTGGTGCGCCTCGGTATGGTGAAGTATGCGACCGTGTTGGAGTACAGTCGCTCCAGCCTCTCCTCCTCCCAGTAGAAGTCGGGTGTGTCCAGAAGGTCGGACTCCACGTTCAGTCGATGCCGGAGGGAGAACAGCTCGCCCAACTTACGGACAACCTGGAATTAAATGAACTCTTTTAATAAACTATACAGATAATAACTTGTCTGGtacaaaaaacttattttgaaacattatatattaatattataaatatgtaactaactctgactgtctgtctgttgctctttccaaccactgaaccgaatttcattaaatttggtgtaattaattaaaaaaaggaaggCTACATTGTTTGCGTAACATAAGTATTACTTTTATCTTACGGTtactatcatattttatactagttttcgcccgccGGCGTTTCGCcggcgttttaggggttggttattGGTTTggtatattttagataaaaaggtagactatgtcctttcttagagttcatgtttgcttcacaacaaatttcatcaaattcggttcattggtttggtagtgaaagagcaacagataaaattactttcaaatttataataatagtagtagtagtaataaataaataataaataaataaatatgagacaacatcacatacattactctgatcccaatgtaagtagttgaagcacttgtgttatggaaatcagaagtaacgacggtaccacaaacacccagacccaagacaacatagaaaactaatgataatctacatcgactcggccgggaatcgaacccgggacctcggagtggggtacccatgaaaaccggtgtacacgccacttgaccacggaggtcgtcaataaaataaaaatagtaatatatatatgcaaTACGAGTGGCGACCTCCTTCTTCTCGACGTGTGCGGCGCCGTCGCGCTGCATGACTGCGGCGTGCGCGCGCACATCGGCCGCCAGCGCCGCCAGCCGCGCCTCCCACGCGCCCAGCCGCGCCGACTGCGCCATGGCGTGGCTGCGGACACAACGAGCCAATAGGGAACTACACACTTTccattccaaattcaaactcCACTACTCAGTTCGAAAGGATCATACATAAATTTTTCCAGTAATGTAATTTCAATGAATACTCTTTTGAcagtagatagatagatatatgaAGTGAACAAATAccataatatagtaaaataaagtaacttgAGATATagctacattaaaatttttgagaatGTATTACCTGAATGAATACCTCTCCAGCGAATTGTCATTATTTGGCACCAAAACGAAACATGATTCTTGAAGATAACATCTCTttctgtaaaatatatacaaatatttattattgtggtcaaatattgtaaattaactaGGACATAATAAATCAAGAGTATATGAACAAACAATTTACAGTAATAGTTAATAGTTATGCATGGGAACtcattatcttaaaaaaaagcattaatgtCTTACGCTGTAGGCTGGTATTGGTATGACATCACCTCCCTTTCCTTTTTCACAACATCTGTTGGATAGCTTTCTTCTTCATATCTGAAATAAAGAaggattgaaaattaaataataataaatctgagAAAAGGTAGTAACAAatcaatttctttaatattatgctgaaatgctattttaaaaatatcattcttttattaaaatctgaAAAGATTTTGCTtctttgtataattatacaataacaattcaTAATTTTCAGTGACATAATACACAAATACAATATCACAAACACTAATACCACTTTTATAGCATAAtgaacatataacaaaaataaaaaagggccTACAAATTATCCCTATGGCACTCCCATTTTTAACAGAAAACAGAAATACTTTATACCACTATAActctataataataacaaacctATCAAAcaaaagatattataataagacACAAGAGTTATTTCCTCATTCTTATAGACTAATGGAATGACAATCTGTGACAAAGAGATGGACCATAGGAAATaccgttttaattaaatgttttttttttttgtattatctacagtacttatatgtatatacacatgTTAACATGTATACTTACGGTTTCACAAACTCCAGTACATTATTAGCTTCTAATTCTGTGCAATTCCAAAAAACAACCGCTCCTTCTCGGAAAAATATGATCTCCCGTGGTTCATCACCAATTGCATAAACTGCATTAGCTACCACCACATCCCCTATTTCTTGAGCTTTTAATCTTTAAGAAAGAAATTGATAAACgaatatttgttaaaacattaagataaaaaggaaaaaatagcgcatattatgtttttttaaaataattaacacacaTTATTGtcttcattaataaaatgtgtgtgtacttaatatatatttaataatggaGGTCTTATTTTCCATCTTAATGGATTTTATTTCAGTCCACAATAATTCCAGCAAGGTCAATGTTAATGATGTTATTGAATTACATATAGATAATGCTTGATTAGCGTTTCATAAGGTTACATCatattatacaaatgaaatattaagtataaagcCTTACGTTCCCGGTTCGTAGAGCTTCTGTTGCAGCAATCCCTCCCTTAAAGCCTTAAGATCATACGAATATGCTGTGGCATAAGCTAAAGTTAAGAAATGGCCTTCTTTCTTAGTTAAATCTTCAAGTTCGAGTTTTTTGTGAactgttttctttttcaatGGTAAACATGTGTTGTCCATTGCCATAGTCGttggtataatattatcatttgagTATTTTCTACAAAACGGCTGTCCATTgcgaaataaatcattttttttctgaaatgaATAAGTTCTTGCCGGTAAACATTCAGATACACATGGTACAATTGTTTTAGACACTTGACGCAAGGACCTCGACACTATTCTTGATATAAATACAGTCATACTGGTTCTAATGATTCAATTaagtgtattatttaatatattattacagaaaataGTCACATTTGAGGTTACGCTtagataatatcaaatatttttattttgactccaagtgacagtatttttttttttaataatttatcggATCTAGATTCGAGTCTTTTAGGAGTCAGGCCagctgtttattataattattagtgaCAACacggtaatattatttaaaggtcTAATTACTaacatcgaaataaaataatcaataatgtGAGATGTTGTTTAATATTCTGCATCTCGtacacaaattaaatttctattttcatttgttaggactaatttaatttaaaaaagatgattgattgatgattgatgatttacaaattaaatatcttgAGGTAATTCCATTCGAAAAAGGAATAAAGATGAATAAAGGCCATTGCACAGtgacaaaattaagaaataagaaacaaattcccaccgcgacggaaattttattcttatttattatttttgaattatgaattgattaaagGTGCTGCCATCGTTGGATTCCgctattccttattccttatctcttataccttatttttttcattgcgTAATGGGCTTAAAGCTTAGATTTACATTATTCCATGCATAGAAGTAAGGAGTGGGGTGATGGTGTTTGggtattaaatgtatatatatataatgaggaataaactaataaattattattattcttttgaattaaaaataacagtttatttgtacatattataatatatgttttaatttttataatacctaTTGTATTCGATTCACTGTTTTTTGGTACATGTAACTTCGAAGTgtagtgttaataaataaaatgaattcttAAActcttttcatttcatttgagTTGACGCAAGAGATCAAACACTGAACTGAAGCGCAGTCTAATTTTTATAGTCCTATAATATTCAGTAATAAAATGTgaggattttaatgaaaataagtttattcagtcatttaaatataaatcagtcTAATAAAGTGTTTCCATCTTCAGCGGTAAACAAAGTATGCAATTTTCTGGCAAACTCAGGGCCGATACGTCGTGCCTTAGAACCAGGG
The Vanessa cardui chromosome 10, ilVanCard2.1, whole genome shotgun sequence genome window above contains:
- the LOC124533069 gene encoding required for meiotic nuclear division protein 1 homolog; the encoded protein is MTVFISRIVSRSLRQVSKTIVPCVSECLPARTYSFQKKNDLFRNGQPFCRKYSNDNIIPTTMAMDNTCLPLKKKTVHKKLELEDLTKKEGHFLTLAYATAYSYDLKALREGLLQQKLYEPGTLKAQEIGDVVVANAVYAIGDEPREIIFFREGAVVFWNCTELEANNVLEFVKPYEEESYPTDVVKKEREVMSYQYQPTAKRCYLQESCFVLVPNNDNSLERYSFSHAMAQSARLGAWEARLAALAADVRAHAAVMQRDGAAHVEKKEVVRKLGELFSLRHRLNVESDLLDTPDFYWEEERLERLYSNTVAYFTIPRRTRVLNERLSHCVELLELLSSWAADRHHVRLEWMVIALILAEVCFELLHCCERYLFDSHQR